In a single window of the Fusobacterium sp. DD2 genome:
- a CDS encoding ATPase produces MIKDIISNEEVKEFFINELKRDKNSGTYLFYGSDMSLLMEFALYFAKGLCCESIDGDFCDSCNICRRIDNLSYGDLEVLDNPDGITVDEVRNLGYTSSSSAYEGKRKIFIIKDISKMKKEAGNALLKIIEEPNQGSFFILLNTNLNILPTIKSRSIMVKIKRRTAEELGVDQFAYEFFRGNNDDLKTYKELQPDLLEGYSYLDIRAAIQNYSDTQEFESKIDIYKALRDFVNNRSYIDDLDKIYFAEEIVKGTSDRNLLREIISYTVELLGDIQGLEERLELKGMMKAPINMKLFFINFFVNI; encoded by the coding sequence ATGATAAAAGATATTATTTCCAATGAAGAAGTAAAAGAGTTTTTTATAAATGAGCTGAAAAGAGATAAAAACTCAGGGACATATCTTTTCTATGGAAGTGATATGAGTCTTCTTATGGAATTTGCTCTTTATTTTGCAAAAGGGCTGTGCTGTGAAAGTATAGATGGAGATTTTTGTGACAGTTGTAATATATGCAGAAGGATAGATAACCTCTCATATGGCGATTTAGAGGTTTTAGACAATCCTGATGGTATAACAGTGGATGAAGTGCGTAATCTTGGTTATACCTCATCTTCAAGCGCTTATGAGGGAAAAAGAAAGATATTTATAATAAAAGATATCAGTAAAATGAAAAAAGAGGCTGGAAATGCTCTTTTAAAAATTATAGAGGAACCTAATCAGGGAAGTTTTTTCATTCTTTTAAATACCAATCTAAATATACTTCCAACTATAAAATCCAGAAGTATAATGGTAAAAATAAAAAGAAGAACAGCTGAAGAGCTAGGAGTAGATCAATTTGCCTATGAATTTTTCAGAGGAAATAACGATGATTTAAAAACTTATAAAGAGCTTCAACCTGATCTTTTAGAAGGTTACTCATATCTGGATATAAGAGCAGCTATACAAAATTACAGTGATACTCAGGAGTTTGAATCTAAAATTGATATTTACAAAGCTCTTAGGGATTTTGTAAATAATAGAAGCTATATTGATGATTTGGACAAAATATATTTTGCAGAAGAGATAGTAAAAGGAACCTCAGATAGAAATCTTTTAAGAGAAATTATAAGTTATACTGTTGAGCTTTTAGGAGATATTCAAGGTTTAGAGGAGAGATTGGAGCTAAAAGGAATGATGAAAGCTCCAATAAATATGAAATTATTTTTTATTAATTTTTTCGTAAATATTTGA
- a CDS encoding PTS transporter subunit IIC, producing MGEVIRYILDLGAAVFLPIIMIAIGLGVKMKPKRAIICGLTLGIAFVAINVVLGFMFTTISPAASAFVKNTGIALKTVDVGWSPVASISWAWPYALLIFPIQIGLNILMLAFGWTNCLNVDMWNVWGKIFTATLVVSLTGSIPVALIMAAVQVVFELKCADMMEKSISGMSRIPNVTCAHVMNLECVILAPINKLLDYIPGINSINIDAEKLKEKIGIFGENSVMGFLVGVLIAALGRCSVKTILQTGVGIAAALVLFPIVANFFIEALGPIAEAAGDFMRNKYKGRNFYIGVDWSVLGGRTELWVVSILIVPVELILAIILAKFGINSVLPLAAIINIGATVPALLVTRGNIVRMFIMQVITTPIYLVVSSYFAPIITKLAIEQRTLDVPAGQLLTFYGIEGPELRWALIKAADFMNGGIMVFIPIIIFTLLFIWTGKYMKKRDAFYDAPCDDREIDIIETSAE from the coding sequence ATGGGAGAAGTTATACGTTATATATTGGATTTAGGAGCTGCAGTATTTTTACCAATTATTATGATAGCTATAGGTTTAGGAGTTAAGATGAAACCTAAAAGGGCTATAATATGCGGACTTACTTTGGGAATAGCCTTTGTTGCTATAAATGTAGTGTTGGGATTTATGTTTACAACAATAAGTCCAGCAGCATCAGCTTTTGTAAAAAACACAGGAATTGCTTTGAAAACTGTAGACGTTGGGTGGTCTCCAGTGGCATCTATTTCATGGGCATGGCCATATGCTCTTCTAATATTTCCTATTCAGATAGGGCTTAATATCTTAATGCTTGCTTTTGGATGGACCAACTGCCTGAATGTGGATATGTGGAATGTATGGGGAAAAATATTTACAGCAACTTTAGTGGTATCTCTTACAGGAAGCATACCAGTAGCTCTTATTATGGCAGCGGTACAGGTTGTATTTGAACTTAAATGTGCTGATATGATGGAAAAATCTATAAGTGGAATGTCTAGAATACCAAATGTAACATGTGCTCATGTAATGAATCTTGAGTGTGTGATACTGGCACCAATCAACAAGCTTCTTGACTATATACCAGGAATAAATAGTATTAACATAGATGCTGAAAAGCTTAAAGAAAAGATTGGAATTTTTGGAGAAAATAGTGTAATGGGATTTTTAGTAGGAGTACTAATTGCAGCACTTGGTAGATGCAGTGTAAAGACAATACTTCAGACAGGAGTGGGAATAGCTGCAGCCTTAGTTCTTTTTCCAATAGTTGCAAACTTCTTTATAGAAGCATTAGGACCTATTGCAGAAGCTGCTGGGGATTTTATGAGAAATAAATATAAGGGAAGAAATTTCTATATAGGTGTTGACTGGTCAGTGCTAGGTGGGAGAACAGAGCTTTGGGTAGTATCTATTTTAATAGTTCCAGTTGAGCTGATTTTAGCTATAATTCTTGCAAAATTTGGAATAAACAGCGTACTTCCACTGGCAGCAATTATAAATATAGGAGCTACAGTACCTGCACTTTTAGTAACAAGAGGAAATATTGTAAGAATGTTTATAATGCAGGTGATAACTACTCCAATATACCTTGTAGTATCTTCATATTTTGCTCCTATTATTACAAAATTGGCAATAGAGCAGAGAACTTTAGATGTTCCAGCAGGTCAGCTTCTGACTTTCTATGGGATAGAGGGTCCAGAGCTTAGATGGGCTCTAATAAAAGCTGCTGATTTTATGAATGGTGGAATAATGGTATTTATACCAATTATTATATTTACTCTTCTTTTTATATGGACTGGGAAATATATGAAAAAAAGAGATGCTTTCTATGATGCACCATGTGATGATAGAGAGATTGATATTATAGAAACTTCAGCTGAATAA
- a CDS encoding rod shape-determining protein, whose protein sequence is MKFKFPSIGFNRSLGIDLGTANTLVYSKKHRRIVLNEPSVVAVEKESRKILAVGNEAKEMLGKTPDSIVAVKPLSEGVIADYDVTEAMIKYFIRKVFGSYSFFMPEIMICVPIDVTGVEKRAVLEAAISAGAKRAYLIEEARAAALGSGMDISVPEGNMIIDIGGGSTDVAVISLGGTVISKTIRTAGNNFDADIVKYVKKTHNLLIGDKTAEEIKIKIGTALPLEEEEKMIIKGRDLIMGLPKTVEISSEEVREAIQDSLMEIVECVKYVLEQTPPELASDIIDKGMIMAGGGSLIRNFPEMIAGQTHLQVKLAENPLESVVRGAGLALDQLKVLRQIEKAER, encoded by the coding sequence ATGAAGTTTAAGTTCCCAAGTATTGGATTTAACAGAAGTTTAGGGATTGACCTAGGGACAGCAAATACCCTGGTATATAGTAAAAAACACAGAAGAATAGTTTTAAACGAACCATCTGTTGTTGCAGTTGAAAAAGAGAGCAGAAAGATACTTGCAGTAGGAAATGAAGCTAAGGAGATGCTAGGTAAGACTCCAGATTCTATAGTGGCAGTAAAACCTTTAAGTGAAGGAGTTATTGCTGACTACGATGTAACTGAAGCAATGATTAAATATTTCATTAGAAAAGTATTTGGAAGCTATAGTTTCTTTATGCCTGAAATAATGATATGTGTACCTATTGATGTAACAGGAGTAGAAAAAAGAGCTGTATTAGAAGCAGCTATATCAGCAGGAGCAAAAAGAGCATACCTTATTGAAGAGGCAAGAGCTGCAGCATTAGGTTCTGGAATGGATATCTCAGTTCCTGAAGGAAATATGATAATAGATATCGGTGGAGGATCTACTGACGTAGCTGTAATCTCACTTGGAGGAACAGTTATAAGTAAGACAATAAGAACTGCAGGAAATAACTTTGACGCAGATATTGTTAAATATGTTAAAAAGACACATAACCTTTTAATAGGAGATAAAACTGCTGAAGAGATTAAGATAAAAATAGGAACAGCACTTCCACTTGAAGAAGAGGAAAAGATGATAATTAAAGGTAGAGACCTTATCATGGGACTTCCTAAGACAGTTGAAATAAGTTCTGAAGAGGTAAGAGAGGCTATTCAGGATTCACTTATGGAGATAGTTGAGTGTGTAAAATATGTTCTTGAGCAGACTCCACCAGAATTAGCATCAGATATTATAGATAAAGGTATGATAATGGCAGGTGGAGGATCACTTATAAGAAACTTCCCTGAAATGATAGCAGGTCAGACACATCTTCAGGTTAAGCTTGCTGAAAATCCATTGGAAAGTGTTGTTAGAGGAGCAGGACTTGCCCTTGATCAACTAAAAGTATTAAGACAGATAGAAAAGGCTGAAAGATAA